Proteins from a single region of Seriola aureovittata isolate HTS-2021-v1 ecotype China chromosome 9, ASM2101889v1, whole genome shotgun sequence:
- the LOC130175512 gene encoding prickle-like protein 2, protein MSLEMEKTITKLMYDFQRNSTSDDDSGCALEEYAWVPPGLSPEQVHQYYNSLPEEKVPYINSPGEKYRIKQLLHQLPPHDNEVRYCNALDEEEKRELKLFSNQRKKDNLGRGNVRPFPLTINGAICDKCGGQINGGDIVVFAARAGHGKCWHPHCFVCSMCEELLVDLIYFYQDGKIYCGRHHAERLKPRCCACDEIIFADECTEAEGRHWHMKHFCCYECETTLGGQRYIMKDGRPHCCNCFESLYAEYCDACGEHIGIDQGQMTYDGQHWHATEECFCCARCKRSLLGRPFLPKQGQIFCSRSCSAGQDPDESDSSDSAFQSARSRESRHSTKIGKKERRNAEQERRSAEARQSAPPPMPDRLSAEIDPLSVQMDRLSLSSSQTPSRTPNRTPSRTPSRAPSLNQVWMSRDEPYVPAAYEGPQREASPTPAAIHLLGQCNPRQGYNPNANAHPPAQNPANPAKRPDSWGKEQGNAKRTPMAVLRGHSFNENWIHHNQEEFRPNKLRTQMSFNEMSSQNQGFSDKRSISLHGFQRDGRPPLTRRNPINAMSFNEPLTPLEQTPRGSIDSLTMSNATGNSLDGVSKRQEHLSRFSMPDLSKDSGVNVSEKSNMGTLSSSVQFHSTESLSSSRPYNNNMYTPLRVGYPLQYWDVPQPLGFDGKGRVGVMGSSGNLRMAPMSDRMPRRRINGQEPVSQQQQVQPRRRKHHRGNHGNGQHRSGRHHKRSRRSRSDNALHLVADRPAQMVELPYRRVQEDYDRFPSGHAARELFGLEPGGCRQPPHRPCPRTTSDLTLQNAGWQPVGLGGPCWGDGYMEAADPWCSSCSSSSESEADEGYFLGEPIPRPVQLCYINNEELRHRYSPSGMGGHHGPLHGPIHGQLHTRQRRKSKNCIIS, encoded by the exons ATGTCTCTGGAGATGGAGAAGACCATCACCAAGCTGATGTACGACTTCCAGAGGAACTCCACCTCTGATGATGACTCTGGATGTGCGCTGGAGGAATACGCCTGGGTTCCCCCTGGACTCAGTCCTGAGCAG GTGCATCAGTATTATAACTCCTTACCAGAAGAGAAGGTCCCCTACATAAACAGCCCTGGAGAGAAATATCGCATCAAACAACTGCTTCATCAGTTGCCACCGCATGACAATGAG GTGCGTTACTGTAATGcactggatgaggaggagaaacgaGAGCTTAAGCTCTTCAGCAACCAAAGGAAGAAAGACAATTTGGGCAGAGGCAACGTCCGACCTTTCCCCCTCACCATCAATGGAGCCATCTGTGATAAG tgtGGTGGTCAGATAAACGGAGGGGACATTGTGGTTTTTGCTGCGAGGGCAGGTCATGGAAAATGCTGGCACCCTCATTGCTTTGTCTGCAGCATGTGTGAGGAGCTGTTGGTAGATCTCATCTACTTCTACCAGGATGGCAAGATCTACTGTGGCCGGCACCACGCCGAGAGGCTGAAACCCCGCTGCTGTGCCTGTGATGAG ATAATCTTCGCTGATGAATGCACTGAGGCAGAGGGCAGGCACTGGCACATGAAGCACTTCTGTTGCTATGAGTGTGAGACCACCCTCGGCGGCCAGCGCTACATCATGAAGGACGGACGACCACACTGCTGCAACTGTTTTGAGTCCCTTTACGCAGAGTACTGTGACGCATGTGGAGAACACATAG GCATTGACCAAGGCCAGATGACTTATGATGGGCAGCACTGGCACGCAACTGAGGAATGTTTTTGCTGTGCCCGTTGCAAGCGCTCTCTGCTGGGCCGCCCTTTCCTGCCAAAGCAGGGGCAGATTTTCTGCTCACGGTCCTGCAGCGCTGGACAG GATCCAGACGAGTCCGACTCCTCAGACTCAGCCTTCCAAAGCGCCCGCTCCCGTGAATCCCGCCACAGCACCAAGATTGGGAAAAAGGAGCGTAGGAATGCAGAGCAGGAGCGGCGGAGTGCTGAGGCCCGCCAATCCGCTCCTCCACCCATGCCTGACCGTCTGTCTGCTGAAATTGATCCCCTGTCTGTTCAGATGGACCGTTTAAGCCTCTCATCTAGCCAGACTCCAAGCAGGACACCTAACCGCACACCCAGTCGCACTCCGAGCCGTGCCCCGAGCCTTAACCAGGTGTGGATGAGCCGGGATGAGCCCTATGTCCCTGCTGCCTATGAGGGCCCCCAGCGGGAAGCCTCCCCTACCCCGGCAGCTATACATTTGCTGGGTCAGTGTAACCCCAGGCAGGGCTACAATCCCAACGCAAACGCTCATCCTCCAGCCCAGAATCCTGCCAATCCAGCAAAGAGGCCTGATTCCTGGGGAAAGGAACAAGGCAATGCCAAGAGAACCCCTATGGCTGTTCTTAGGGGCCACTCCTTTAATGAAAACTGGATCCACCACAACCAGGAAGAGTTCAGGCCCAACAAGCTGCGCACCCAGATGAGCTTCAATGAGATGTCCAGCCAGAACCAAGGCTTCTCTGACAAGAGGAGCATCAGCCTGCACGGATTCCAGAGAGACGGCAGGCCCCCGCTGACCAGGAGGAACCCCATCAATGCCATGAGCTTCAATGAGCCCCTCACTCCTCTAGAACAGACCCCTCGTGGATCCATCGACTCCCTCACTATGTCCAACGCTACAG GAAACTCTCTGGATGGGGTCAGTAAGCGTCAGGAGCATTTGTCTAGGTTCTCCATGCCCGACCTGAGTAAGGActcaggtgtgaatgtgtctgagAAGAGCAACATGGGCACCCTCAGCTCCTCTGTCCAGTTCCACAGCACAgagtctctgtcctcttctcgtccctacaacaacaacatgtacaCTCCACTCAGAGTGGGCTACCCACTGCAGTACTGGGATGTCCCGCAGCCGCTTGGTTTTGATGGCAAAGGTCGTGTCGGGGTAATGGGCAGTAGTGGAAACCTGCGAATGGCTCCCATGAGTGACAGAATGCCCCGCCGACGCATCAACGGGCAGGAACCTGTGTCACAGCAACAGCAGGTACAACCAAGACGCCGCAAACACCATCGTGGAAACCACGGTAACGGGCAGCACCGCAGTGGCCGCCACCACAAACGCTCTCGTCGTTCCCGCTCAGATAACGCCCTGCACTTGGTGGCAGACCGGCCAGCTCAAATGGTGGAGCTGCCCTACCGCCGCGTTCAGGAGGATTACGATCGCTTCCCCTCCGGCCATGCTGCCCGGGAGTTGTTTGGTCTGGAGCCAGGCGGGTGTAGGCAGCCGCCCCACCGACCCTGCCCCCGCACCACCTCTGATCTCACCCTTCAGAATGCTGGCTGGCAACCCGTGGGGCTGGGTGGGCCATGCTGGGGCGATGGGTACATGGAGGCTGCTGACCCCTGgtgctccagctgctcctcttcctccgagTCAGAGGCAGATGAAGGTTATTTCCTGGGTGAACCAATCCCTCGACCTGTGCAGCTGTGCTACATCAACAACGAGGAGCTGCGCCATCGCTACAGCCCTTCAGGGATGGGCGGCCATCACGGACCTCTGCATGGACCGATTCATGGCCAGCTGCACACTCgccagaggaggaagagcaaaaACTGCATAATTTCCTAG